CGAGTTGCCCGACAAGCCGCTGGTCGCCCAGATCCCGGTTTCGACCCGCACCGACGACAGTCAGGGCGAGGTCGGTAACAAAGTCAGTTCGATGACTGTGTCGTTGGCCACCGATATCGAAGGAGCGGGCCACCGGCTCAAGATGATTCACGAGAACACCCAGAGCGCCAAGCAGATGGCCAAGGCGCTGTCGGCACATCAGATCATGGGACTGACCGACACCACCCCGCCGGGACTGCTACAGCTCGCCGCGCGCGCCTACACCGCGACCGGACTGTCGAACCGGTTGGCCCCGATCAACCTCGTCGTCTCCAACGTTCCGGGCCCGTCGTTCCCGCTCTACATGGCCGGAGCGGAAGTGGAATCGCTGGTGCCGCTTGGCCCGCCGGTGCTCGACGTGGCGCTGAACATCACCTGCTTCTCCTACCGCGAACACCTCGACTTCGGGTTCGTGACCACACCGGAGGTCGCCGACGACATCGACGAGATGGCCGATGCGATCGGCCCGGCGCTTGCCGAGTTGGAGCGGGCCGCCGGCCGGGGCAAAAGCCGGACCGGGCGGCGCTGAGCATCACCGGCCCGGCAGCGCCTGCACCACCCGGATCATCGGGGTCAGCAGCTTCTGCCATAACGGACCCGAGATCCCCAGTGGCGGGTCCAGATTCAGGATGCGGGCGGTGGAGACCGTCTGCGACTCGGTGTACTTGAGGATGCCGTCGGCGCCGTGGCGCCGGCCCACCCCGGAGGCCTTCATCCCGCCCATCGGTGCCGCCGTGGACCCGAAGGCCAGTGCGTAGCCTTCGTCGACGTTGACGGTGCCGGACTTGATCCGGGCGGCGATCGCCTCACCCTGGGCCTTGCTCGCGGCCCACACGCTGGCGTTCAGACCGTATTCGGTGTCGTTGGCGCGTGCGATGGCCTCGTCGACGCTGTCAACCGGGTAGATGGAGACGACCGGTCCGAACGTCTCGTTGCGCCCGCACTCCATCTCGTCGGTGACATCGGTCAGTACGGTGGGCTCGAAGAACAACGGGCCGATGTCGGCGCGGGCGTTTCCTCCGGCGACAACCTTGGCGCCCTTGGCTTTTGCGTCGTCGACATGGTTCGAGACGGTCTTGATCTGATCTTCGGAGATCAGGCTGCCCATGTCGGCGGAGAAGTCATAGGCGCTCGAGAGCTTCATGGCGCGAACCTGCTCGGCGAACTTGGCGGCGAACTCGTCGGCAATCTCCCGCTCGACGTAGATCCGCTCGATTGAGATGCACAGCTGCCCGGCGTTGGAGAAGCAGGCGCGGGTTGCGGCCTTGGCGACCTCGGACAGGTTGGCGCCCTTGGTGACGATCATCGGGTTCTTGCCGCCCAGTTCCGCGGAGAACCCGATCAGCCGGGCACCACACTGCTCGGCCAACGAACGGCCGGTGGCGCTGGAGCCGGTGAACATCAGGTAGTCGCACTGCTGCACGATCGCGGTGCCGACCACGGACCCCGGACCGGGCACGACTGCGAACAGCTCCCTCGGCAGACCGGCCTGATACAGCAGTTCGGCGTTGGCCAGCGTGCAGT
This is a stretch of genomic DNA from Mycolicibacter terrae. It encodes these proteins:
- a CDS encoding succinic semialdehyde dehydrogenase — translated: MPAPSAADFDRLRALAAIDDVDARQSRTIDEVFTGKALTTIPIGTAEDVTAAFAKARAAQARWAARSVKERCAIIERYRDLVIANRDFLMDVAQAETGKARSAAQEEIVDIMLNARYYARQAAKLLAPKRVQGLLPGIVKTVVNHHPKGVVGVISPWNYPMTLSISDAIPALLAGNAVVVKPDSQTPYCTLANAELLYQAGLPRELFAVVPGPGSVVGTAIVQQCDYLMFTGSSATGRSLAEQCGARLIGFSAELGGKNPMIVTKGANLSEVAKAATRACFSNAGQLCISIERIYVEREIADEFAAKFAEQVRAMKLSSAYDFSADMGSLISEDQIKTVSNHVDDAKAKGAKVVAGGNARADIGPLFFEPTVLTDVTDEMECGRNETFGPVVSIYPVDSVDEAIARANDTEYGLNASVWAASKAQGEAIAARIKSGTVNVDEGYALAFGSTAAPMGGMKASGVGRRHGADGILKYTESQTVSTARILNLDPPLGISGPLWQKLLTPMIRVVQALPGR